The following are encoded together in the Roseivirga misakiensis genome:
- a CDS encoding sensor histidine kinase — protein sequence MNHPFIRNRNIIIYTGIWLVISILFAFGLFYFNDLEVKMAAIDSAIFNGIFYGLGLSYWFNVRYSSFDKSQLLNLIISHVAALVISVGLALFISNSILTRLAGEEEYLNFLRESLPWRGALGLMYYFIIILVYYLILYYDDVNEKNQERSQLETMLKSSELEMLKSQINPHFIFNSLNSIASLTIISPEKARDMVVKLSEFLRYSLGKENDQMNTMNDEITNIMLYLDIEKVRFGDRLSVETNIEKDCLALHLPNLILQPIFENTIKHGIYESLEQVTIKLKAWQEQNLLRIEVSNQFDPNAVGKKGKGIGLKNVTERLRLIYGVPQLVVTEKTDNLFTVRLDIPQIATDV from the coding sequence ATGAATCACCCTTTCATTCGAAATAGAAACATTATCATTTACACAGGCATCTGGCTTGTGATCAGCATACTGTTTGCCTTTGGACTTTTCTATTTCAACGATTTAGAAGTTAAAATGGCCGCGATCGATAGTGCCATTTTCAACGGCATTTTCTATGGGCTGGGGCTATCTTACTGGTTCAATGTTAGGTATAGCTCCTTTGATAAATCACAGCTCCTCAACTTAATTATTAGCCATGTGGCAGCGCTGGTAATTTCGGTCGGGTTAGCCCTTTTTATCAGCAATAGTATATTAACCAGACTAGCTGGTGAAGAAGAGTACTTAAACTTTTTGCGCGAGTCATTGCCATGGCGTGGTGCCCTTGGCCTTATGTATTACTTCATCATCATACTGGTGTATTACCTCATTTTATACTACGATGATGTAAATGAAAAAAACCAAGAGCGCTCTCAGTTAGAAACCATGCTCAAAAGCTCAGAGCTGGAAATGTTGAAGTCGCAGATCAACCCCCATTTTATCTTCAACAGCTTAAACTCAATTGCATCGCTTACTATTATATCTCCTGAAAAGGCGAGGGATATGGTTGTGAAACTCTCTGAATTTTTAAGGTATTCATTAGGCAAAGAAAATGACCAGATGAATACTATGAATGATGAGATCACCAACATCATGTTATATCTGGACATAGAGAAAGTCAGGTTTGGCGATCGGCTTTCGGTAGAAACTAATATTGAAAAAGACTGTCTCGCATTGCACTTACCCAACTTGATTCTTCAACCGATCTTCGAGAATACCATCAAACATGGCATTTATGAGAGCCTAGAACAGGTTACCATTAAATTGAAAGCTTGGCAGGAGCAAAACTTATTAAGAATAGAGGTAAGTAATCAGTTTGACCCAAATGCAGTGGGCAAAAAAGGGAAAGGAATCGGTTTGAAAAACGTAACTGAACGACTTAGGCTTATTTATGGTGTTCCTCAATTGGTAGTTACCGAGAAGACTGATAACTTATTCACTGTTAGGCTCGACATTCCACAAATTGCAACCGACGTATGA
- a CDS encoding TonB-dependent receptor, with amino-acid sequence MQKLKLILTIVLLSTVNAWSQTTIKGSVSDNKGESIPGANVYIKDSFDGSSTLSDGSFSFETSETGDQILIVSFIGYKTLEQPVKIEGKVIDLKLIIKEAINKLDGVTITAGAFEASDVKKITVLKPLDIVTTASAAGDIMGAINTLPGTATVGESGRLFVRGGEGYETKVFIDGLEVRNAFGATAPNVPTRGRFSPFLFKGTTFSTGGYSSEYGQALSSALVLNSNDIADKTQGDISLMSVGGDLAYTKRWDNTSISGKVQYTDLRPYQDLISQNFDWESAPVGKVGEFVFRQKVNETGLLKVYANADLSNFTIRQPNIDRDGIKDTISIDNKYFYLNANYKDILNKKWSVRGGLSTTYNREDIGFNADQIDEIERGLHGKIAFNWDASEKVSVNIGTEVLHKRFDREFELTSTQEAFNFEDNTLATFVESDYFASNKLILRTGLRFEHSSLLNQAWVSPRIAMSYKVNETGQFSLAYGKFLQAPQNEFALVNNNLAPERATHYILNYQYFKDSRVFRVETYLKDYDDLVKYQDLNDFNPLNFNNNGFGEARGVDVFWRDGKTFKETDYWVSYSYVDSQRDYQDFNTVATPSFLSKHNFSFVLKHFVQPLRVQFGATYNYASARSFHNPNRDGFQNDRTPAFHDLSLGAAILVKQNIIIYMSSSNVLGRDNIFGYQYATQPDNNGFYNSQPIKQAAKRFIFLGLFITLTKDGQENQLDNL; translated from the coding sequence ATGCAAAAGCTCAAATTAATCTTAACAATTGTACTCCTTAGCACTGTCAATGCTTGGTCGCAAACTACCATTAAAGGTAGCGTCAGTGATAATAAAGGAGAGTCCATTCCAGGGGCAAATGTCTACATCAAAGACTCTTTCGATGGTTCCAGTACTTTATCAGATGGATCGTTTTCTTTCGAAACGTCAGAAACCGGTGACCAAATATTAATTGTAAGTTTTATTGGTTACAAGACTTTAGAACAGCCTGTAAAGATCGAAGGAAAGGTCATCGATCTAAAGCTTATTATCAAAGAGGCGATCAATAAACTCGATGGTGTTACTATTACGGCAGGAGCCTTTGAAGCCAGTGATGTGAAGAAAATCACGGTGTTAAAACCTTTAGATATCGTAACAACAGCCAGCGCAGCTGGTGATATCATGGGTGCTATCAATACGTTGCCAGGTACAGCAACGGTTGGTGAGTCAGGTCGTTTGTTCGTTCGTGGTGGCGAAGGTTATGAAACAAAGGTTTTTATCGACGGATTAGAAGTTAGAAACGCTTTTGGTGCCACAGCCCCAAATGTGCCGACGCGAGGACGGTTTAGCCCTTTCCTTTTTAAAGGAACTACATTTAGCACTGGAGGATATTCATCGGAATATGGTCAAGCCCTTTCTTCGGCACTCGTTTTAAACTCAAATGATATCGCAGATAAAACACAAGGCGACATCTCGCTAATGTCAGTAGGTGGTGATTTGGCGTACACTAAAAGATGGGACAATACTTCCATTTCAGGTAAGGTTCAATACACTGATTTACGCCCTTATCAGGATTTAATCAGTCAAAACTTTGATTGGGAAAGCGCTCCTGTAGGCAAGGTTGGCGAGTTTGTCTTCCGTCAAAAGGTGAATGAAACTGGTTTATTGAAGGTTTACGCTAACGCAGATTTGTCCAACTTCACGATCAGACAGCCAAATATTGATCGAGATGGTATCAAGGACACCATCAGCATTGACAATAAGTATTTCTACTTAAACGCGAACTATAAAGATATACTTAACAAGAAATGGTCGGTTCGTGGAGGTCTTTCTACTACATATAATAGGGAAGATATTGGTTTCAATGCAGATCAAATCGATGAGATAGAGCGTGGTTTACATGGTAAAATTGCCTTCAACTGGGATGCAAGTGAAAAAGTGTCTGTAAACATAGGCACGGAAGTTCTTCACAAGCGTTTCGACCGTGAATTTGAATTAACCAGTACACAAGAAGCATTCAACTTTGAAGACAATACTTTGGCCACGTTTGTAGAGTCAGATTATTTCGCTTCGAATAAGTTAATCCTTAGAACGGGGCTTCGATTCGAGCATTCGTCGCTCTTAAACCAGGCATGGGTGAGCCCAAGAATTGCCATGTCTTATAAAGTGAACGAAACGGGCCAATTTTCGCTGGCATATGGAAAGTTTTTACAGGCACCTCAAAATGAATTTGCCCTTGTAAACAACAATTTAGCGCCAGAACGTGCGACGCACTACATTCTGAACTATCAGTATTTTAAAGACAGTCGTGTATTTAGAGTTGAGACTTATTTGAAGGATTATGACGACTTAGTGAAGTATCAGGATTTGAACGACTTTAATCCATTAAATTTCAATAACAATGGTTTTGGAGAAGCTAGAGGTGTAGACGTATTCTGGAGAGATGGTAAAACTTTCAAGGAGACTGACTATTGGGTATCTTATTCCTATGTAGACTCTCAGCGCGACTACCAAGACTTTAACACCGTGGCAACACCATCTTTTTTATCGAAACACAATTTCTCTTTCGTCTTAAAGCACTTTGTGCAGCCACTGAGAGTTCAGTTCGGTGCTACCTATAATTATGCATCGGCAAGAAGCTTTCACAACCCGAATAGAGATGGTTTCCAAAACGATAGAACACCAGCTTTTCATGATTTAAGCTTAGGTGCTGCCATACTAGTGAAGCAAAACATCATTATTTACATGTCTTCATCCAACGTTTTGGGAAGGGACAACATATTTGGCTATCAATATGCTACTCAACCCGACAATAATGGATTTTACAATAGTCAACCGATTAAACAGGCCGCCAAGAGATTTATATTCCTCGGCTTGTTTATCACACTAACGAAAGATGGCCAAGAAAATCAATTAGACAACTTATAA
- a CDS encoding DUF2141 domain-containing protein gives MKTLTTIIVALGILFVPFKEQKAEVTLTVTIDGIRNSDGNITIALHNGESDFPGDEGFMMKSAEAKKGSIEVVFEKVPEGEYAIAVLHDENGNDEMDFNQYGMPIEGFGFSNEATAEMGPPEFDDASFEVSDDTDHSVEIVYMGM, from the coding sequence ATGAAAACTCTTACAACAATTATCGTAGCATTAGGCATTTTATTCGTGCCATTTAAGGAGCAAAAGGCAGAAGTAACGCTGACCGTAACCATTGACGGGATTAGAAATAGTGATGGCAACATTACCATCGCATTGCATAACGGAGAATCGGATTTTCCAGGAGACGAGGGCTTTATGATGAAGTCAGCGGAGGCCAAAAAAGGCAGTATTGAAGTAGTTTTCGAAAAAGTACCGGAAGGCGAATATGCTATTGCCGTGTTACACGACGAAAATGGAAATGACGAGATGGACTTTAACCAATATGGCATGCCGATCGAAGGTTTTGGGTTCTCAAATGAGGCGACCGCTGAAATGGGCCCTCCAGAATTTGATGATGCTTCTTTTGAAGTTTCAGATGATACTGATCATAGCGTAGAAATAGTATATATGGGCATGTAA
- a CDS encoding DUF2141 domain-containing protein, with protein sequence MKTLTAMILTLGLALGMVPAKEVEKVTITVTVDGLRNEDGYVMVALHNGETEFPGDDAFMTKSIAVEKGSVEIVFEEVPVGEYAIAVMHDENSNEELDFNSYGMPLEGYGFSNEAQGEMGPPDFDDAAFEVTEDSDQYVEIMYLGGY encoded by the coding sequence ATGAAAACACTTACAGCAATGATATTAACCTTGGGACTGGCATTGGGCATGGTTCCAGCAAAAGAAGTAGAAAAGGTAACAATCACCGTAACGGTTGATGGTTTAAGAAACGAAGATGGCTATGTGATGGTAGCACTCCACAATGGGGAAACAGAATTTCCGGGTGACGATGCCTTTATGACAAAGTCGATAGCAGTGGAAAAAGGTTCCGTCGAAATAGTATTTGAGGAAGTTCCTGTTGGAGAGTATGCCATTGCCGTTATGCATGATGAAAACAGTAACGAAGAACTAGATTTCAATAGTTATGGTATGCCACTTGAAGGCTATGGATTCTCTAATGAAGCTCAAGGAGAAATGGGCCCACCAGATTTCGATGATGCAGCATTTGAGGTTACAGAAGATAGCGATCAGTATGTAGAAATTATGTACTTAGGTGGATATTAA
- a CDS encoding LiaF transmembrane domain-containing protein, whose product MESKINRRIFVGAAFLIIGLLLTFDNLEIFRFNLPYYLFRWHSILIIVGVFMLSVREKVGLGITLLIIGGIFLLDDMADYYYWNFGFNDIFDLWPLALVGVGLSLILKRNSHKDEYEKKSFENELDYVDELAVFSGAERVVTSKEFKGGKLTSIFGGTSLNLINSDLAWGTNVLDVFVLFGGCDIRVPADMNVKVKVTAIFGGFSDERKVINENDANDGKELVIKGLVLFGGGEVK is encoded by the coding sequence ATGGAATCAAAAATAAACAGACGAATATTTGTAGGAGCAGCCTTCTTAATCATTGGTCTCTTACTGACTTTCGATAATCTAGAAATCTTCAGATTTAATTTACCATACTATCTATTCAGGTGGCATTCAATACTCATCATTGTTGGTGTATTTATGTTATCGGTAAGAGAGAAAGTTGGATTAGGTATCACCTTATTAATTATAGGTGGAATTTTCCTCTTGGATGATATGGCCGATTACTATTACTGGAACTTTGGTTTCAATGATATATTCGACTTATGGCCACTAGCGCTTGTAGGAGTTGGTCTCTCCTTAATCTTGAAGCGTAATAGCCACAAAGACGAGTATGAAAAAAAAAGTTTTGAGAATGAACTCGACTACGTCGACGAACTGGCAGTATTTTCAGGAGCCGAGCGAGTGGTCACATCCAAAGAATTCAAAGGAGGCAAACTCACTTCGATATTTGGAGGAACAAGTTTAAACCTCATTAACTCTGATTTAGCCTGGGGCACGAACGTATTGGATGTATTTGTTCTATTCGGAGGTTGCGACATTAGAGTTCCTGCAGACATGAATGTGAAAGTAAAAGTCACTGCAATTTTTGGAGGTTTCTCTGATGAGCGCAAGGTCATCAACGAAAATGACGCTAATGATGGAAAAGAATTGGTAATTAAAGGTTTGGTGCTCTTTGGAGGAGGAGAGGTTAAATAA
- a CDS encoding LytR/AlgR family response regulator transcription factor, giving the protein MIRTIIIDDESLARDLIKAYLQKFDDIEVIQECGDGFQGLKAIQEHKPDLIFLDVQMPKITGFEMLELLEEPPVIIFSTAFDQYAIKAFELNATDYLLKPYAEDRFNEAVTKAKAKIGSSSVIKEELTELQETRSESDESLDRIVVKTGNKIQILPLEAIAHFEAQDDYVAIHSDQGKFLKLMRMKHLENKLPHGEFVRVHRSHIVNVKQIEKLELYEKDSYLLSLKTGGQLPVSRSGHSKLKEVLKY; this is encoded by the coding sequence ATGATCCGGACCATAATTATTGACGATGAAAGTTTAGCAAGAGACTTGATCAAAGCCTATTTGCAAAAATTCGATGATATTGAAGTCATTCAAGAGTGTGGCGACGGATTTCAGGGCTTAAAAGCTATTCAGGAACACAAACCCGATCTTATCTTTTTAGATGTACAGATGCCGAAAATTACTGGCTTCGAAATGCTGGAATTACTCGAAGAACCGCCAGTTATTATTTTTAGTACCGCATTTGATCAATATGCAATCAAAGCCTTTGAACTAAACGCCACAGATTATCTCCTAAAGCCCTACGCAGAAGATAGGTTTAACGAGGCCGTGACGAAGGCAAAAGCCAAAATCGGAAGTTCAAGTGTCATCAAAGAGGAACTTACTGAGCTACAAGAAACCAGATCTGAAAGTGATGAATCGCTAGACAGGATTGTTGTAAAAACGGGTAATAAAATTCAAATTCTCCCACTAGAAGCAATTGCTCATTTCGAAGCGCAAGACGATTACGTAGCCATCCACTCAGACCAGGGCAAGTTTTTAAAACTGATGCGTATGAAACACTTGGAAAACAAACTCCCACATGGAGAATTTGTCCGAGTTCATAGGTCCCACATCGTAAATGTAAAGCAGATTGAAAAGCTCGAACTCTACGAAAAAGACTCCTATTTACTTTCATTAAAAACGGGTGGTCAACTACCAGTAAGTCGTAGCGGGCACAGTAAGCTCAAAGAAGTGCTGAAGTACTAA